Proteins encoded within one genomic window of Mesobacillus subterraneus:
- a CDS encoding deoxynucleoside kinase — protein MEGTPFITVEGPIGIGKTSLARAISERFEFALLKEIVDENPFLGKFYDDIEEWSFQTEMFFLCNRYKQLGDINEHYLSKNKSVVADYHIMKNLIFAQRTLNDQEYKKYLDIYQILTKDMPKPNVIIYLNASLDTLLKRIKMRGREVEKNISPLYLEQLSLDYEQAMLQFEHDHPEIPVLRFSGDELDFVKNEEDLQLIIDQLTASLRKRSVQP, from the coding sequence GTGGAAGGAACACCTTTTATAACGGTTGAAGGACCAATCGGCATCGGAAAAACGTCACTTGCACGTGCCATTTCCGAACGGTTCGAGTTTGCACTTTTAAAAGAAATTGTCGATGAAAATCCATTTTTAGGGAAGTTTTACGATGACATAGAAGAATGGAGTTTCCAGACAGAAATGTTTTTCCTCTGCAATCGATATAAGCAGCTCGGAGATATTAATGAACATTACCTCAGCAAAAACAAGTCTGTCGTTGCTGATTACCATATCATGAAAAACCTCATTTTCGCACAGCGCACCTTAAATGATCAGGAGTACAAAAAATACCTAGATATTTATCAAATCCTGACAAAAGATATGCCTAAGCCGAATGTCATCATTTACTTGAATGCAAGTCTTGATACATTGCTGAAGCGCATCAAAATGCGCGGCCGCGAAGTCGAGAAAAACATCAGCCCTTTATATCTAGAGCAATTATCTCTTGATTATGAACAAGCAATGCTTCAATTTGAGCATGACCACCCTGAAATCCCCGTCCTCCGTTTCAGCGGCGATGAGCTGGATTTTGTGAAAAACGAAGAAGATCTTCAGCTGATCATTGATCAGCTAACCGCATCATTAAGAAAAAGGAGCGTACAACCATGA
- a CDS encoding deoxynucleoside kinase: MNLRTKYDIPANAVITIAGTVGVGKSTMTNALADALRFRTSFEKVDTNPYLDKFYADFERWSFHLQIYFLAERFKEQKRIFEYGGGFIQDRSIYEDTGIFAKMHYEKGTMSPVDYETYKSLFEAMVMTPYFPHPDLLIYLEGSIDDILERIKLRGRPMEQQTPITYWEEMHARYENWINNFNACPVLRLNINDYDLFNNPESIEPIVEKIATHIRQTQLLKK, encoded by the coding sequence ATGAATCTAAGAACAAAGTATGACATCCCGGCAAATGCGGTCATCACGATTGCTGGTACTGTAGGAGTCGGCAAATCGACTATGACAAATGCCCTGGCGGATGCCCTTCGGTTCCGTACATCCTTTGAAAAAGTAGATACAAACCCATACCTTGATAAGTTCTATGCTGATTTCGAACGCTGGAGCTTCCACTTGCAAATCTATTTCCTTGCAGAGCGCTTCAAGGAGCAAAAAAGAATTTTCGAATACGGCGGCGGATTTATCCAGGACCGTTCGATTTATGAAGATACAGGCATCTTCGCAAAAATGCATTATGAAAAAGGCACAATGTCCCCTGTGGACTACGAAACCTACAAGAGTCTATTCGAAGCGATGGTCATGACTCCATACTTCCCACATCCAGACTTGCTGATCTACCTTGAGGGTTCAATTGACGATATTCTTGAACGCATCAAGCTAAGAGGACGACCGATGGAACAGCAGACTCCGATAACTTATTGGGAAGAAATGCATGCTCGTTATGAGAACTGGATCAATAACTTCAACGCATGCCCAGTCCTGCGTTTGAACATCAATGATTATGATTTGTTCAATAACCCGGAATCCATTGAGCCAATCGTGGAGAAAATCGCAACGCATATTAGACAAACTCAGTTGTTGAAAAAATAA
- a CDS encoding serine hydrolase, with amino-acid sequence MFFAAFILTITTMFSGFSMEAEAAEGQLGIDAEAAMLVDAETGRVLYEKNSDVVLGVASMSKMMTEYMVLEAVKKGKLKWDQKVKINEYVHKLSGAPGLSNVGLTQGEDYTVKELYEAMAIHSGNAATVALAEVLSGTEKNHVEKMNKKAAELGLKDYKFVNSSGLNNRDLLGQHPAGGPEEENVMSARSMAKLAYRLLKDYPEVLDTAKMPTLKFRDGREYKNFNWMLPGLIYQYEGVDGLKTGSTDFAGYGFTATAMRNDQRFISVVMKADSKDSRFAETRKVLDLAFSNFTEEELVKKNHQVKSKKNLPVTKGKEDSVKIQSKDAITMTIRNGEKDQYEPVLVLDKKKLNENGELTAPIKKGEKVGYMTVKSKKDENISFLTEDGQKQIQVPVVAAESVEKANWFVLMMRGIGGFFGDLFGGVADAVKGLF; translated from the coding sequence ATGTTCTTTGCAGCATTCATTTTAACGATCACAACTATGTTTTCTGGATTTTCAATGGAAGCTGAAGCAGCAGAGGGCCAGCTCGGTATTGATGCTGAAGCAGCCATGCTAGTCGATGCGGAAACTGGAAGAGTATTATATGAAAAGAATTCCGATGTTGTCCTTGGCGTGGCATCCATGTCCAAGATGATGACAGAATATATGGTCCTTGAAGCGGTCAAAAAAGGAAAGTTGAAATGGGACCAAAAGGTGAAGATCAATGAGTATGTCCATAAGCTATCTGGTGCACCTGGTCTGTCCAATGTCGGATTGACACAGGGTGAGGATTATACGGTAAAAGAATTGTATGAAGCTATGGCAATCCATTCTGGGAACGCAGCTACTGTTGCACTTGCTGAGGTTCTTTCCGGGACAGAGAAAAACCATGTTGAGAAAATGAACAAAAAAGCGGCGGAGTTAGGATTGAAAGATTATAAATTCGTAAACTCTTCAGGCTTGAATAATAGGGATCTATTAGGACAACACCCTGCCGGCGGCCCAGAGGAAGAGAATGTCATGTCCGCACGTTCAATGGCTAAGCTTGCCTACCGACTGTTGAAGGATTATCCGGAGGTTTTGGATACAGCGAAAATGCCAACGTTGAAATTCCGTGACGGACGTGAATATAAAAACTTTAACTGGATGCTTCCGGGCCTTATCTACCAGTATGAAGGGGTAGACGGGTTGAAAACAGGTTCGACTGATTTTGCAGGATATGGTTTTACTGCTACTGCAATGAGAAATGACCAAAGATTCATTTCTGTTGTGATGAAGGCCGACTCTAAAGACAGCCGTTTTGCTGAAACGCGTAAAGTCCTTGATTTAGCTTTCAGTAATTTTACAGAAGAAGAGCTAGTGAAAAAGAATCATCAGGTTAAGAGCAAGAAGAACCTTCCGGTAACAAAAGGGAAGGAAGACAGCGTTAAGATACAGTCTAAAGATGCCATTACAATGACCATCAGGAATGGTGAAAAGGATCAATATGAACCGGTACTCGTACTGGATAAAAAGAAGCTTAATGAAAATGGAGAGCTGACTGCTCCTATCAAAAAGGGTGAAAAAGTTGGCTATATGACTGTTAAGTCCAAAAAGGATGAAAACATCAGCTTTTTAACTGAAGATGGGCAAAAGCAAATCCAGGTACCGGTTGTTGCTGCTGAAAGTGTCGAAAAGGCGAACTGGTTCGTGCTGATGATGCGCGGAATCGGTGGATTCTTTGGAGACTTGTTTGGCGGAGTTGCTGATGCAGTAAAGGGTTTGTTTTAA
- the serS gene encoding serine--tRNA ligase has product MLDVKYLRANFEEVKRKLQHRGEDLTDFGKFEDLDVRRRELILDAEQLKSRRNEVSQQVAQLKREKQDADHLIAEMREVGDKIKVLDDQLREVEEELEALMLSIPNIPHESVPVGETEDDNVEVRKWGEIRDFEFEAKPHWDVADHLKILDFERAGKVTGSRFVFYKGLGARLERALMSFMLDLHVDEHGYTEVLPPYMVNRASMTGTGQLPKFEEDAFRIESEDYFLIPTAEVPVTNMHRDEIMSGEELPINYAAYSACFRSEAGSAGRDTRGLIRQHQFNKVELVKFVKPEDSYDELEKLTGHAEKVLQLLGLPYRVLSMCSADLGFTAAKKYDIEVWIPSYGTYREISSCSNFEGFQARRANIRFRREAKAKPEHVHTLNGSGLAIGRTVAAILENYQQADGSVVIPESLRPYMGNREVIAPK; this is encoded by the coding sequence GTGTTAGACGTAAAGTATTTAAGGGCTAATTTTGAAGAAGTAAAACGGAAGCTGCAGCACCGAGGAGAGGACTTAACTGATTTCGGCAAGTTTGAGGATCTCGATGTTAGGCGCAGGGAACTAATTCTAGACGCTGAACAGCTGAAGAGCAGAAGAAATGAAGTGTCCCAGCAGGTTGCCCAGTTAAAGCGTGAAAAACAGGACGCTGATCACTTGATTGCTGAAATGCGTGAGGTTGGGGATAAGATCAAGGTTTTGGATGACCAGTTGCGTGAAGTTGAGGAAGAACTGGAAGCCTTGATGCTAAGCATTCCGAATATACCTCATGAAAGTGTTCCAGTTGGAGAAACGGAAGATGATAATGTAGAGGTTCGCAAATGGGGAGAAATCCGTGATTTTGAATTCGAAGCGAAGCCACACTGGGATGTCGCAGACCATCTAAAAATCCTTGATTTCGAACGTGCTGGAAAAGTAACCGGCAGCCGTTTCGTATTTTACAAGGGATTGGGAGCGCGCCTTGAGCGTGCCTTGATGAGCTTTATGCTTGACCTTCATGTCGACGAGCATGGCTATACAGAAGTTCTGCCACCATACATGGTTAATCGTGCAAGCATGACTGGGACAGGACAGCTTCCTAAGTTTGAAGAAGATGCATTCCGAATTGAGAGCGAAGATTACTTCTTGATTCCGACAGCTGAGGTTCCTGTTACAAACATGCACCGCGATGAAATCATGAGCGGAGAGGAATTGCCAATCAATTATGCAGCCTACAGTGCGTGCTTCCGTTCAGAGGCAGGATCTGCAGGGAGAGATACGCGCGGTTTGATCCGCCAACACCAGTTCAACAAAGTCGAGCTTGTTAAATTCGTGAAACCTGAAGATTCTTATGATGAGCTGGAGAAGCTGACTGGACATGCCGAAAAGGTGCTTCAGCTGTTAGGCCTTCCATACCGCGTATTGAGCATGTGTTCTGCTGACCTTGGATTCACAGCTGCAAAGAAATACGATATTGAAGTTTGGATTCCAAGCTATGGCACATACAGGGAAATCTCTTCTTGCAGTAACTTTGAAGGTTTCCAGGCTAGACGTGCGAATATTCGTTTCCGCCGTGAAGCAAAGGCTAAACCAGAGCATGTGCACACACTGAACGGATCTGGTCTTGCAATTGGCCGTACAGTAGCCGCCATCCTGGAAAATTATCAGCAGGCTGATGGAAGTGTCGTCATTCCAGAGTCATTGCGTCCATATATGGGCAACCGGGAAGTTATTGCTCCTAAATAA
- a CDS encoding pro-sigmaK processing inhibitor BofA family protein — MDPVVVISVLGGLIFLLLIIGAPTKPLRFIGQNAVKILIGAIFLFFLNAFGTSFGIYVPINIATAAVSGLLGIPGVFALVAIQTWII, encoded by the coding sequence ATGGATCCTGTAGTTGTCATATCGGTCCTAGGTGGATTGATCTTTTTGCTGCTCATTATAGGTGCACCGACAAAACCGCTCCGCTTTATTGGTCAGAATGCAGTGAAGATCTTAATTGGAGCCATCTTTTTATTTTTTCTTAATGCTTTTGGTACTAGCTTTGGTATTTATGTACCCATCAATATTGCGACCGCAGCAGTCTCGGGTCTGCTAGGAATACCTGGTGTGTTTGCGTTGGTAGCTATTCAGACTTGGATTATCTAA
- the pdxT gene encoding pyridoxal 5'-phosphate synthase glutaminase subunit PdxT, with protein MVKIGVLGLQGAVREHIRAIEASGAEGTVIKRPEELSEVDGLIIPGGESTAIRRLIDKYGFMEELKKFAADGKPMFGTCAGLILLANDLVGYDAPHIGVMDVKVERNSFGRQRESFEADIDISGVAENFSAVFIRAPHIVEAGENVEVLAKHNDRIVAARDGQFLGCSFHPELTDDYRLMNYFVKMVEETKSKNFA; from the coding sequence ATGGTGAAAATAGGAGTACTTGGCCTTCAGGGTGCTGTACGAGAGCATATACGGGCAATTGAAGCATCTGGAGCGGAGGGCACTGTCATTAAGCGTCCAGAAGAGCTATCAGAAGTCGACGGCCTGATCATTCCTGGCGGAGAAAGTACTGCAATCCGCCGTCTTATTGATAAGTATGGCTTCATGGAAGAGTTAAAGAAGTTCGCTGCAGATGGTAAGCCGATGTTCGGGACCTGTGCCGGATTGATTCTGCTTGCGAATGATCTCGTTGGCTACGATGCGCCGCACATCGGTGTCATGGATGTGAAAGTGGAGCGCAACTCTTTTGGTCGCCAGCGAGAAAGCTTTGAAGCGGACATTGACATCTCAGGAGTGGCAGAGAATTTTTCTGCCGTCTTTATTCGTGCCCCGCATATTGTGGAAGCTGGTGAGAATGTCGAAGTGCTGGCCAAGCATAATGACAGGATTGTTGCTGCTCGTGACGGACAATTTTTAGGCTGTTCGTTTCATCCTGAATTAACTGATGATTATAGACTCATGAACTATTTTGTAAAAATGGTCGAGGAGACAAAGAGTAAAAATTTTGCATAA
- the tadA gene encoding tRNA adenosine(34) deaminase TadA — MEAQLTQDEKFMLMAIEEAKKAGQMDEVPIGAVIVLDGEILARAHNLRETKQSSIAHAEVLAIDEACKKLGTWRLEDATLYVTLEPCPMCAGAIMLSRVKKVVYGAKDPKGGCAGTFMNILQDERFNHQSEVVTGVLEAECGALLSDFFRNLREKKKLKKKQAKEELEQQTGIDRG, encoded by the coding sequence ATGGAAGCTCAACTTACCCAGGATGAAAAATTCATGCTTATGGCAATTGAAGAAGCGAAAAAAGCTGGGCAGATGGATGAGGTACCGATTGGTGCGGTGATTGTCCTCGATGGTGAGATCCTTGCTCGTGCCCACAATCTCCGTGAAACGAAGCAGAGCTCGATTGCCCATGCAGAGGTGCTGGCAATCGACGAGGCATGCAAGAAGTTAGGCACCTGGCGGCTTGAGGATGCCACTCTCTATGTGACACTGGAGCCATGCCCGATGTGTGCAGGGGCCATTATGCTCTCGCGGGTGAAAAAAGTGGTTTATGGAGCAAAGGATCCGAAGGGCGGCTGCGCCGGCACCTTCATGAATATCCTCCAGGATGAGCGCTTCAACCATCAAAGTGAAGTGGTGACAGGCGTGCTGGAAGCAGAATGCGGAGCACTGCTATCCGACTTTTTCAGGAATCTCCGGGAAAAAAAGAAGCTGAAAAAGAAGCAGGCAAAAGAGGAACTGGAACAACAGACAGGAATTGACAGGGGATAA
- the dnaX gene encoding DNA polymerase III subunit gamma/tau: MAYQALYRVWRPQQFIDVVGQEHVTTTLQNALLQQKISHAYLFSGPRGTGKTSAAKILAKAVNCENAPTAEPCNECDACRGITDGSIPDVIEIDAASNNGVEEIRDIRDKVKYAPNVVKYKVYIIDEVHMLSIGAFNALLKTLEEPPKHVIFILATTEPHKIPLTIISRCQRFDFKRITAQAIVGRMKQIVEESGVDCDEKALQIISRAAEGGMRDALSLLDQAISFSQDTVTIEDALTVTGTVSQNFLNQLARAIYEKNAAAGLEALEELLLQGKDPARFIEDLIFFYRDMLLYKAAPALEESMERVMLDEDFQELANHVEPAQIYELIEVLNKAQQEMRWTNHPRIFLEVAIVKLCQLENRQPSTSNVEVEPLLRRIEQLEEKLVQFQQNPGMAASEPAAAAKKAPRPNRKGFQAPTGKINEVLKSATKTNLHTIKGRWGDLLEMLAANQMRSQAALLNEAEPVAASDEAVVIKFKYEIHCQMAMENTRFTETVSGAMNDYTGKRMQVIGVPEDQWLKIRENFISQRGDGESEGQAAAAEDPLIAEAKKLFGDELIQIQD, translated from the coding sequence TTGGCCTACCAAGCTTTATATCGTGTCTGGCGTCCACAGCAATTTATAGATGTGGTCGGGCAGGAACATGTCACAACGACACTGCAAAACGCTCTGCTTCAACAAAAAATATCACATGCCTATCTTTTTTCGGGACCCAGGGGGACTGGGAAAACGAGTGCTGCTAAAATTTTGGCAAAAGCGGTTAACTGCGAAAATGCTCCAACGGCCGAACCATGCAATGAATGCGATGCCTGCCGCGGGATAACGGATGGATCGATTCCTGATGTGATTGAAATCGATGCCGCTTCCAATAACGGTGTCGAGGAAATCCGGGATATTCGAGATAAGGTAAAATATGCGCCGAACGTCGTGAAGTATAAAGTTTACATCATAGACGAAGTGCATATGCTTTCCATCGGAGCGTTCAACGCATTGCTGAAAACCCTTGAAGAGCCTCCAAAGCATGTCATCTTTATCCTCGCCACGACTGAGCCTCACAAGATTCCACTCACAATCATTTCACGATGCCAGCGATTTGATTTTAAGAGGATCACAGCTCAGGCAATTGTGGGCAGGATGAAGCAAATTGTTGAGGAATCTGGAGTGGATTGCGATGAAAAAGCCTTGCAGATTATTTCCAGGGCTGCAGAAGGCGGAATGCGTGATGCTCTAAGTCTGCTAGATCAGGCTATCTCATTCAGCCAGGATACAGTAACGATTGAAGATGCACTCACGGTAACAGGCACTGTATCACAGAATTTCCTGAACCAGCTGGCCAGAGCGATTTATGAAAAGAATGCGGCAGCTGGGCTGGAAGCTTTGGAAGAACTGCTTTTACAAGGGAAGGATCCAGCAAGGTTCATAGAAGACTTGATTTTCTTCTATCGTGACATGCTCCTTTACAAGGCAGCACCTGCACTCGAGGAATCTATGGAGCGAGTAATGCTGGACGAAGATTTTCAGGAGCTTGCCAATCACGTCGAGCCAGCTCAGATCTATGAATTAATAGAAGTCTTGAATAAAGCGCAGCAAGAGATGCGTTGGACAAACCATCCCCGTATCTTCCTAGAAGTAGCGATCGTCAAGCTATGCCAGCTTGAAAATCGCCAGCCATCTACCAGCAATGTTGAGGTTGAACCATTGCTGAGAAGGATTGAACAGCTCGAGGAAAAATTGGTACAGTTTCAGCAAAATCCTGGAATGGCAGCAAGTGAACCAGCTGCGGCTGCTAAAAAAGCGCCTCGTCCGAACCGTAAAGGCTTCCAGGCTCCGACTGGAAAGATTAATGAGGTTCTGAAAAGTGCTACGAAGACAAATCTCCATACAATTAAGGGGCGTTGGGGAGATCTGCTCGAAATGCTTGCCGCGAATCAAATGCGTTCTCAGGCAGCGTTGTTAAATGAAGCCGAACCAGTAGCTGCATCTGATGAGGCAGTCGTGATAAAATTCAAATATGAAATTCATTGTCAGATGGCTATGGAAAACACCAGATTCACTGAAACTGTCAGCGGTGCGATGAATGATTACACCGGTAAAAGGATGCAGGTAATTGGTGTGCCTGAAGATCAGTGGCTTAAAATAAGGGAAAACTTTATCAGCCAGAGGGGCGATGGGGAATCGGAAGGGCAAGCTGCTGCAGCTGAAGACCCGCTGATTGCTGAAGCTAAAAAACTATTTGGCGATGAATTAATACAAATACAAGATTAA
- the pdxS gene encoding pyridoxal 5'-phosphate synthase lyase subunit PdxS gives MKTGTDRVKRGMAEMQKGGVIMDVVNAEQAKIAEEAGAVAVMALERVPSDIRAAGGVARMADPRITEEVMGAVTIPVMAKARISHIVEARVLEAMGVDYIDESEVLTPADEEFHLNKRDYTVPFVCGCRDLGEAARRIGEGASMLRTKGEPGTGNIVEAVRHIRKVNAQVRKVVAMDMDELMTEAKLLGAPYELLLEIKQLGRLPVVNFAAGGVATPADAALMMQLGADGVFVGSGIFKSDNPAKFAKAIVEATTHYQDYELIANISKGLGIPMKGMEISSLAPEARMQDRGW, from the coding sequence ATGAAGACAGGTACTGATCGAGTTAAACGCGGTATGGCAGAAATGCAAAAGGGCGGCGTCATCATGGACGTTGTTAATGCTGAACAGGCGAAGATTGCAGAAGAGGCCGGCGCAGTTGCCGTAATGGCCCTGGAGCGTGTTCCATCGGATATCCGCGCAGCAGGCGGCGTAGCAAGAATGGCTGACCCACGTATCACCGAAGAGGTAATGGGTGCTGTCACAATTCCCGTTATGGCAAAAGCACGAATCAGCCACATCGTAGAAGCACGTGTGCTTGAAGCGATGGGTGTTGATTATATCGACGAGAGTGAAGTTCTGACTCCGGCTGATGAAGAATTCCACTTGAATAAAAGAGATTATACAGTTCCATTCGTATGCGGTTGCCGTGATCTTGGCGAAGCAGCGAGGAGAATTGGTGAAGGGGCTTCCATGCTTCGTACCAAGGGAGAGCCTGGCACAGGCAATATCGTCGAGGCTGTCCGCCATATCCGCAAGGTGAACGCTCAGGTGCGTAAGGTCGTCGCAATGGACATGGATGAACTTATGACTGAAGCAAAGCTTCTAGGAGCTCCGTACGAGCTTCTGCTCGAAATCAAGCAGCTTGGACGCCTTCCGGTTGTGAACTTTGCTGCCGGCGGTGTAGCTACACCAGCAGACGCGGCACTAATGATGCAGCTAGGAGCAGACGGAGTATTCGTAGGCTCTGGTATCTTTAAATCTGATAACCCTGCAAAGTTTGCAAAGGCAATTGTTGAAGCAACGACTCACTATCAGGATTACGAGCTGATTGCGAACATTTCAAAAGGTCTTGGCATCCCGATGAAGGGTATGGAAATTTCATCACTGGCACCAGAAGCCCGCATGCAGGATCGCGGCTGGTAA
- a CDS encoding YaaL family protein, protein MLFRKKKWLRKEFDHKLLGQLDSMKRNWNNQKLLVERSFDPSEEFITEAKIAESKYFFLFKEAKHRKITIKTK, encoded by the coding sequence ATGTTATTTCGTAAAAAGAAATGGCTTAGAAAAGAATTCGACCATAAACTATTGGGACAGCTGGACAGCATGAAGAGAAACTGGAACAATCAAAAGCTACTGGTTGAAAGAAGTTTCGATCCATCAGAAGAGTTTATCACTGAAGCGAAAATTGCTGAGTCCAAGTACTTCTTTCTTTTCAAAGAAGCAAAGCACAGAAAAATCACCATTAAGACGAAGTGA
- a CDS encoding sigma factor G inhibitor Gin → MENLGSLLAKNQIGENCVICEQTKKAGIHLYTSFICTDCESIMIKTDTSDPQYKYYVEKLRKVTKPGIYS, encoded by the coding sequence GTGGAGAATTTGGGTTCGCTTTTAGCTAAGAATCAAATCGGGGAAAACTGTGTGATTTGCGAACAGACGAAAAAGGCTGGCATACACCTGTATACTTCTTTTATATGCACAGACTGTGAGAGCATCATGATCAAGACAGATACGAGTGATCCTCAATATAAATATTACGTAGAAAAGCTAAGGAAGGTAACGAAGCCTGGCATTTACAGTTAA
- a CDS encoding cysteine hydrolase family protein, with protein sequence MSKAALLIIDMINDFNFDAGKTLAIHTRKIIDPILTLKRSFNKSDMPVIYINDHYNLWQADFEKIIDHCSNETSDELIKKIAPEKNQDYFLIKPKHSAFYGTALHTLLQQLKVDTLVLSGIAGNICVLFTANDAYMREYNLIIPEDFIASNDDEDNKYALTMMKNVLSADTRPSRELDF encoded by the coding sequence ATGTCAAAGGCTGCTCTATTAATTATTGATATGATCAATGATTTTAATTTTGATGCCGGGAAAACCCTCGCTATACACACCCGAAAAATCATCGATCCAATTTTAACATTAAAGAGATCTTTCAATAAAAGCGACATGCCTGTTATCTATATTAATGACCATTATAATCTATGGCAGGCGGATTTTGAAAAAATCATTGATCATTGCTCCAATGAAACGAGCGATGAACTCATTAAAAAAATTGCTCCTGAAAAAAATCAGGATTATTTTTTAATAAAACCAAAGCATTCTGCTTTTTATGGAACAGCCCTTCATACCCTGCTTCAGCAATTGAAGGTGGATACATTGGTCCTATCGGGAATTGCAGGCAACATCTGCGTGCTTTTCACTGCAAATGATGCGTATATGCGAGAATACAACCTGATTATCCCTGAGGACTTCATTGCATCTAATGATGATGAGGATAATAAATACGCCCTGACAATGATGAAAAACGTCCTGTCTGCCGATACAAGGCCTTCTAGGGAGCTCGATTTTTAA
- the recR gene encoding recombination mediator RecR: MHYPEPISKLIDSFMKLPGIGPKTAARLAFFVLSMKEETVLDFAKALVNAKRNLTYCSVCGHITDQDPCYICEDQRRDRSVVCVVQDPKDVIAMEKMKEFNGLYHVLHGAISPMDGIGPEDINIPDLLKRLQDETVQEVILATNPNIEGEATAMYISRLLKPSGIKVTRIAHGLPVGGDLEYADEVTLSKALEGRREV; encoded by the coding sequence ATGCATTATCCTGAACCAATATCGAAGCTGATTGACAGCTTTATGAAATTGCCAGGTATCGGCCCGAAAACGGCCGCTCGTCTGGCTTTTTTCGTATTAAGCATGAAGGAAGAAACTGTTTTGGATTTCGCTAAGGCATTGGTCAACGCTAAACGCAACCTGACTTATTGCTCGGTCTGTGGCCATATAACCGACCAGGATCCTTGCTATATATGTGAAGACCAGCGCCGCGATCGCAGTGTGGTCTGCGTTGTCCAGGATCCTAAGGACGTTATTGCGATGGAAAAGATGAAGGAATTCAATGGTCTCTATCATGTACTTCATGGAGCAATCTCTCCTATGGATGGAATTGGCCCAGAAGATATAAATATTCCCGACCTATTGAAGAGACTTCAGGATGAAACAGTCCAGGAAGTCATACTAGCAACGAACCCGAATATCGAAGGGGAAGCAACTGCTATGTATATCTCAAGGCTGTTGAAGCCATCAGGAATTAAGGTTACAAGAATCGCCCACGGACTGCCGGTCGGCGGGGATCTTGAATATGCGGATGAAGTCACCCTTTCTAAAGCATTAGAAGGGCGCCGGGAAGTGTAA